The following is a genomic window from Labeo rohita strain BAU-BD-2019 chromosome 15, IGBB_LRoh.1.0, whole genome shotgun sequence.
TTAACCGCAAAATTTTGGAATTCAACCACTATTTGATTAGGGTTTTTTTGAGCCCAGCATTAATTGTATGCAAGTTTGGCATTTACTGGCTAGCTTCAAATGTGCTTTCTATGCGTTTGGACTATATTTATCCCAGTATTGGTATTGCTAGATAACTAAAGTACTTTTATGCTGGATTTAACTCCTAAAAAAATTGGAATTTGCCTAGTATTTGATTAGTTTTTCCAAGCCCAGCATTAGTTGTATTCAAATATGGTCTTTGTCTAGCTACAAATGTTCCTTCTATGCATTTAGACTATATGTATCCCAATGTTGGTTTTGCTAAACTTTTAACTAAAGTACATTTATACTGGATTTAACTCCAAAAAGTGTTATTTAAGAACAGTTTGACTTGGTTTTCTGGATCCAGCTTTAATAGTATGCAAATGCACCTTTACTGACTAGTTGCAAGTGTGCTTTCCATCCATTTGAACCATATCTATCCCAGTATTGGTACTGCTGGTTAATTAAAGTACTAAATACAATAGTTTAACTCTAAACATTTGGAATTTGACCACTATTTGAGTAGGTTGTCTGAGCCCAGCATTAATGGTATGGAAATCTGGCCTTTATTGACTAGCTACAAATGTGTTCTCTATGCATTTGAACTGCATATATCTCAGTATTGGTATTGCTAGTTAACTGAAGTCCCATGTTTTAACTCCAAAAAATAGAATTTGACTGCTATTTTTGACCACTGTTTTCTTTCTGTGCATTTGAACTACatgtatacttttatactgGGTTTAACTCCAAAAAGTGTTGTTTGAGAACAATTTGACTTGGTTTTCTGGGTCCAGGTTTAATAGTATGCAAATACCGCCTTTATTGACTAGCTTTAAATGCTGGTGCTAGACTGAAAGACCTGCTTGGTTCTCATGAAAGTATCTAGTGTCATTTGAATTGCCTCAACAAATCAGATCCTCTCCGTTGATGGCATTCTGTCAGGAATTTACCTGGCATTGTCAGGGAAGAAAGGCCCCACTGTTTGACTCTCGGTGGAGACTTAACATCATTCGTCTCTTCGTTTTCAGGCACCATGACCGACAGGAAGGCTGTGATCAAGAACGCTGACATGTCTGAAGACATGCAGCAGGATGCGGTGGACTGTGCCACGCAGGCCATGGAGAAATACAACATAGAGAAGGACATTGCCGCGTACATCAAAAAGGTGAGTCGCGCTGTTATTTTAGACTCCTAACGTGTATTTTTGTCGTGCTTGCGTTTTCCGCCATGCTCAAACCACGTTGTCTCGTGTTACAGGAGTTCGATAAGAAATACAATCCTACGTGGCACTGCATTGTGGGAAGGAACTTCGGCAGCTACGTGACCCATGAGACGAAACACTTCATTTACTTCTACTTGGGCCAGGTGGCCATTCTCCTCTTCAAGTCTGGCTGAGTCCGGACCGAACCAGACCGTAGAATGTATCTCCAATGAAGACTGTGATGCACTGGTGGCTGATGTCATCTACGAATATTAAACAAGACCATACCATGACTATGCTGGCTGTGCACAACTGCATGGATCATGTCCCATACTACTTGTGTACATGTTGCAGTTAAATTGCTTTTCATTAGAGGCCCAAGTTTTCGTTAATGGTCCTTGCGGGTTTTTCCTAGCACATatgttgtaaaaataaaaaaacgaacaaaaagtggctgaaaaaatgtaaagtattGACCAGCACATATGTCTGCTATAAATGGATATATTTTTGGTGACTTAGTGCTGTAATACATTGAATGCCATGCGCTGTATGTCATATTTGGGGTGATGGATAGAAGCACATTTGGTTGTATGGTTTGATTTAAAGTGTTCTGTTGTACTAGAAAGGATGTTTGTCTGAATACCTCTccagtaaatgtatattttctttttgagaGGTATTGCGTTTGAGAGAACCCATACTGACTGTTTCAAATGTCTGTCTGAATATACAATGGACTAGATGTAATGGAGGTGCACAtataataaagtttaaaagcaaaaacattatATGTAACTCATATTGTGACATACTAACTCCATCAAACTATCAGATTGTTGTCAAGTCTTCTCACAAACAGGTTTCTGAATGTAAGTAGTTAAGGTTTGATCGCACAACAGATGTCTTTGCCGTCTTCCTGTCTGCTGTTCCAGATGAGTAGAATTAATTTGCATGTGTtcgttttttggcttttttttacagttttgatcTGTCTGCATAATCATAAGACTGTATAGTTTGCACATAGCATATGCCATATGCCCACTCAGGTACCGCCCATGACAAAAGCGGCCTGTcagattcattaaaatgtgTGATGGAAAGACTGTGTGTGttcattttctatatttctctTGTGGGCTTCGACTGATGTTCTTCCAGGGCCTGAAGCAGCCATTAACAGCGTGTTTTCTGCTACTTCAGCTGGTAAACACAAGAGGGCTCCCTCTCATCGTGCAACGCCTATGTGAGGCCTACAGCCTCTGAAATGGAGACGTTAGTTTGCAATGGTGAGCGTCGATATTTCAACACACCTGCTGTTGTGTAAAAAACTTATGAGGGAATTTAACGTGTTAAAACCTTTCTTTTAGTGCTAGGGAGATCTTAATAGCCctaattaagttttaaaacatttatggctatttcataaaacacattttgtgaaGTCCATGTGAAACTCGAAAAGGAAAGTTTGGCAGTACAAAAACGCTGTGTTTATGACAAAATCTTGTCTAtaagtttaagttaaaattGTGATGGATAAATACAGCATCTTAAAACTGGATAAACGTAAGCATGTTGTGTTTAACTGTACCCCCACAAACTATTTTTGTTTCTGGGAGCGTTCAGTTCTAGTTCCTATAAACAGGCGTTCTAGCATTCTTTGTTGGTTAGCGAGGAacgttttatttatgtaaatagaacgttcccttAATGTTTCCAGAACgttttttggttccccaaaaaTAACTAGATGGGAAGCATATGCGAACGTCAGGGGAAAGTGACAACAGTAccatacattttgaaattttggGTTAAGTAAAATAACGGTGTGTTGTTGGCTTTGTCAAAGCAATGTCATCTTTTATATATCCccggtgaaaaaaccagcatatgctggtaggtatgttttgatgctggaatgctggttaggtaggttttgatgctggtttaagcgggtccttagctggtttatgctggtccttagctggtttaagatggtcctttgctggttcatgctggtccttgaccagcaacatgaccagcaaaaaccagcaaaggaccagcttaaaccagcatcaaaacctacctaaccagcattccagaatcaaaacatacctaccagcatattcttggttttttcaccagggtatatatatataattttatccATATGGGTCATAAGAGATTCCTTCATCGCAAACAGCAAGGTAaagctaatttattttttttaatttatcgcttgatatccactttattttgaaatgcaaacgtcattttctgtgaatgtgatTTATTACCCATAAAAAAACTAGAAGAATAACAGTGCTGTAAACGGTTAAACTATTTATGCTACAAGCCAGtcagtttattattataaattgcaataatataagAGATACCAGcgtgcaatatcaagcagcataacaaattttttgtttcttttagctaaaataactgaaagCGACTGATACCGGAAGCCTCGCACATTCAAGTTACAAATGGCGGCAGCCACtcttacttttaaaataaggtggatatcgTATAATTTACTGACATAATATTACTTGTCAGccatccaaacaaacaaacaaaaaaccaacAGGGGTTTGCACTTAtctcacggtttggtcagttacccggatgtgcgACCATTTTGAAAGCTTTTGGATTGATCtagaagctgctaaatcatatagagagttaataggtggtaaagatacgtacgagcagtattaaatAAGATATTAACCTAATATtgcacctacctgaccagaaattatAAGAACGAACACGAATGTTGTTAAGATTCTTGCCCttgaaatcctggttcagtctggccaaccacaaacaccttttgttcctcagacagtttttgcactcttctccttgatttgttataacttttggcagtctaaaGTATACCAAATATTTTTCCCAGTCCGGCCGATTAGTAAAGCCCAAAACATAACtataattgaccatttttagcagcaataatcagcaatatatgcaagtttcgttcagttcagtggcattgtttacattcagtgtcgccaatatggccgattgatgatgtcgtgaaaacactctatagaaagcatcacagaaattctaatagTTTCCTGTACTGttttttgggacatattccattaggatttagtggttttaacaaacccaccaatagaaggcgaccaattaccagtagaaactcttacagttttcattaaaaccaatacTAGTCCCATTTTAACCAGTCAAACCATTACAGATTTTGTGATGATGTCTGTTGTTTTTGATTCAGCTGGGATGTTGGTATCTGTATGTTGTTCTGATGTATGTTTTGCTTTGCTGGTACTTTGGTATTTTTGCACCGATTTGGTGTGGCACCATTAACCTCCCGAAGATAATCATGCGAAATCAGATTCCAATCACATCTGAGTAGCTCAAGAGTCTTTCGGTTTCTTTTACAGCCCATTATATGTGATAAGATGTGCTGGTGCATGGCTATTTGTTTTCTCCTCATTCTGATTTTATGACTATGGCAGTTTTGCAAGTTTATTCTTAGCCGGGTAAAGTGCTTCAGAAGGGAAGGTCTTTGGTCTTGTTGCATTTGCTAGAACCGTAAGATTTTTCTGACAGATATAGTGAACTAGACATATAGTGATATGATGATGGATGTGGTTATAGGATATAGGCCATAGATTTGAATCACTATAGGTGTGAATGTTCAATCTCATGTCTAATTGCTGGAAAAATCCCATTTTCTGATATCCAGTGCTGCAAACCACAAAAGAAGGAAAGATGTGTCTTTTAATACAACTCCCCACAGTCCTTATCAAGATCACATAGTTTTCATGGTGATGTAAAGAAGGACCTGTGATATTTGTAGGCTGGAAAGGATAAGACAGACAGGATTTCCCCTGGGAAGTTAATGATTTCCACACTTCTTTTAATAAAAGGGACTAATTTGCTGTTTGAGGCAGAAGAGAAACTGAACAAGATGACTACACTAAATGAcgtcttttatttattcttttgctCTAAAGTTCAGGGTAAGATTCAGTAAtaagtagtaatattgtgaaatatttttacagtttaactgttttctattttaatatattttaaatttattcctgtgatgcaaagctgaattttcagcatcagtcttcagtgtcacatgactcttcagaaatcattctaatatgtgaccctggatcacaaaaccagtcgtaagggtcaatttttcgaaactgagatttatacatcacctgaataaataagctttccattgatgtatggtttgataggacaatatttggcagagatacaaccatttgaatatctggaatctgagggtgcaaaaaaaaaataaaaaatctaaatattgagaaaatcacctttaaaataagttcttattaatgcatattactaatcaaaaattacattttaatacatttacagtaggaatcttacaaaatttcttcatggaacatgatctttacttaatttcctaattatttttgtcataaaagaaaaatcaacaattttgacccatacaatgtatttttggctactgttacaaatataccccatcgacttaagactgattttgtggtccagggtcacatatgctgatttgctgctcaagaaacatttctttttaatatccATGTTCaaaacagttgcgctgcttaatatttttatggaaacggTGATACttttttacaggatttttttgatgtagaatagaaagttcaaaagaacagcattatttgaagtaaaaatctattattattcAGATTAAGTTGACACATGCATGAACTCCTTAAGATCCTCCTTCCATTTAGGATCAATTGTCCTCgttctttaaagttgtccttGCACAGGGGACATTTAGACGATTAGCTTCTCAACGTCATGCCCAATCTACCTTTGTGCCCCCAAGAGCAGTTTGTTCTAATAGCTTTGCTCTAAATTGAGTGGCAGCCATGGGGCCTAACAAAGCAATGCAGGAAATGTCTGAGGCAGTCAGGCTGAACACTCACACTCCAGACCTGTAAACACCACTGACCTGATTCACTAAACAGAGAAGAGATCCTCTTACATCCATAATgcaatgtattatattttaaaattataatttaccctattttttaaaaaaaactttgtatgtgaccctggaccacaaaaccagtagtaagggtcaattttttgaaattcagatttatacaccctgaataaataagcttttccactgatgtatggtttgttaggaaaggacaatatttggccaatagatacaactatttgaaaatctgtaatctgagggtgcaaaaaatctaaatattgagaaaaatcacctttaaagttgtccaaatggagtttttgcaatgcatattactaataaaatattaagttttgatatatttatggtaggaaatttctaaaatatcttcatggaacatgatctttactgatctttaatatcctaatgatttttggcataaaagaaagatcattaattttgacccatacaatatattgacccatacaatatacctgtgctacttatgaccaAATCAGCATTAagcactgaaaactggagtaataatgctgaaaattcagctttgccatcacagaaataaacacattttaaaatatatcaaaatagaagctttaaattgtatttttgatcaaataaatgcaactttgctGAGACATCACCAAGATTTCTGAGACATTTATTGAAATTTCTTTGACCAACAGTGTCAATGATACTACAGGAAACAGGGTAAAGGTGCTGCACACAGTCTTTTACGAGGCTGCACAGTCTTGATGGAAAGTAGTTCTCCTCTTGACCTTTATTCCACACTCTATGAATCGACAAGGAAGGAATAGTCACTTCCTGAATCTCCTACACTATCCTGATAGCATTACTTGAAGCCTTTGATAACTTCACTCATGCATTTTCATTAGGCTTGAAGATCCTCTTCTGCTAACATTAGTTTCTCATTGTGCTTTTCTCTCAATCCCCAGTCTTTCGTCATTCTCTTTCCCTCTTTCTCCACCGCCGGCCTGCTCTTTATGGTTCTACGTCTTGTAATCCTGCCCCTTTATTGCTTTCTCAGAGAGCTGCTGTCAAGGATAAGGCAATTAGCTTATCACCAAGACATGATTTATAGAATCTACAAGTGACACAGTCCTTGCGGTGCTGCACTGATCCTCTTTGATTTCGACAAAACATCTCTCTCTCCACTAGTTTCCAGCAAGACATATTATAGTCCCAGGGTCGGTGGTTCACCATTTGTTTTAGCAAATGCATCACATAGCTACTGTGCATCAGTGCCTGACTTTTAATGTCTTTCAGAAAGCCCTGGGAGGTCTGAAACCCCCCCTATGAAAATGTCCCactctctgtgtttgtgtgtgcgagCAGGGATAGAGGGAGAGGTCAGATTGGTGCCAAGCTTGATCCCTCTTGCCTTATCTCAGGTAATATCCCTTCTCTCAAGGCATGTGATGTTGAGCAATGGGGTTGTAAAGCGGCGCAACGCTTTATGAGTGTTCCTGAGAAACTTGGGCTTCGTTCCACGCTCACTGAGCGATTGGCCGCAGGGCCTCCTTCTCGCTCTGTCCCCAGACATTGCTAAGTCATTCGCTTATGTTTGCATTGCACCGATGTGGAGACGGATGAATTGGTTAAGATTTAATCACAAAGAACATTGTGGTGAATCTGAGTAATgggatatataaaaaaatcacctCATAACTTTATTGTGAAGTATCAAAGAATAGTACGAATTTTGACTGCACTGAACAATTCAATTTCCATTACAAAATGTGggaatacatttaattaattcatttgatAAAATTTTTGCTCTTGACAAGCCTCATATTTTTTACTCCACTTTGTCACGTAAACAACTTTCTAGTCAGCAGTTAATAAGTAAAATTAGCGGTTAAGGATCATTAGTTTAGATAATTGTTTAAACTGTATCCACTGTCTGCACTTTGGTTTTGATTCTCCAAAATGAACTGACTCATAAAAATCATTCGTTCAAAAATCAAGACGGATCTTGTTGCAGTTTATGTTTATGAGTCACTGGCAGTCGGCAGTTGGACTGCGTCTGTTGTGCTATGCctatgattcactaaaagatctgaatcaaaagaatCATTCATTTGGCAATCAGACTGCCCCTATTGTACTTTGCCTATGATTTACTAAAAGATCCGAATCAgaagagtcattcatttggCAGTCAGATTGCGCTTATTGTGCTTTACCTATGACTCACTAAAAGATCCAAATCAGAAGAGTCATTCATTTAGCAGTCAGACTGCACCAACTTCTCTTTGTCTATGATTCACTATAAGATCAGAATCAGACTAATCATTTATTTGGCAGTTGGACTGAGATTATTGGGCTTTGTCTACAATTCACTAAAAGATCAGACTCAGAAGAGTCATTTATTTGCCAGTTAGACTGTGATTATCGTGCTTTGTCTATGATTCACTAAAGGATCAGACTCAGATAAGTCATTCATTTGGGAATCGGACTGTGCCTATTGTGCTTTGCCTATGACTCACTAGAAGATCCGACTCagaagattcattcatttggcAGTCGAACTGTGCGTACTGCTAAAATATCAGATCACTAAAAGATCTGACTTAGAAGAGTAACTCATTTGGCAGTCGGACTGTGCCTATTGTGCTTTGCCtatgattcactaaaacatCTGAATCGGTAGATTCATTCATTTGGCAGTCAGATTGCGCATATTGTGCTCTGcctttgattcactaaaagatcAGAATCAGAAGAGTCATTAATCTTGCGGTTGGACTGAGTCTATTG
Proteins encoded in this region:
- the dynll2a gene encoding dynein, light chain, LC8-type 2a, which translates into the protein MTDRKAVIKNADMSEDMQQDAVDCATQAMEKYNIEKDIAAYIKKEFDKKYNPTWHCIVGRNFGSYVTHETKHFIYFYLGQVAILLFKSG